The Leptolyngbyaceae cyanobacterium genome contains a region encoding:
- a CDS encoding 7-carboxy-7-deazaguanine synthase QueE, with amino-acid sequence MATNFADTPKARLIEVFSAIQGEGLNIGTRQIFIRFALCDLRCHFCDSAHTWSVPAECQIERTPGKRDFETHFNPVSLMTLLDWVERQNQPGLHDSISLTGGEPLLHAAFLKEFLPEVKQLTGLPIYLETGGHRPEQLAMILPYLDSVGMDIKLPSVSGENHWEAHHQFLHICENSQVEIFGKIIISNQTNSAELELAGELIASVNAAIPVFLQPATPIPDRDKIVAPSPDRVLEWQALMKRFVKQVRVIPQTHKMIGQM; translated from the coding sequence ATGGCGACTAATTTCGCCGATACACCCAAAGCGCGATTAATTGAAGTGTTCTCTGCTATTCAAGGCGAAGGACTAAATATTGGTACGCGCCAAATTTTTATCCGCTTTGCGTTGTGCGATTTACGCTGTCACTTTTGCGATAGCGCTCATACCTGGAGCGTACCAGCAGAATGTCAAATCGAGCGCACCCCTGGAAAACGGGATTTTGAAACTCATTTTAATCCCGTATCGTTGATGACTTTGCTGGATTGGGTAGAAAGACAAAATCAACCTGGATTACACGATAGTATTAGTTTAACTGGTGGAGAACCGCTTCTTCATGCAGCATTTTTAAAAGAGTTTCTGCCTGAAGTAAAACAATTAACAGGTTTACCAATTTATCTAGAAACAGGCGGTCATCGTCCCGAACAATTAGCGATGATTTTACCTTATTTAGATTCAGTTGGTATGGATATTAAACTGCCTAGCGTTAGCGGAGAAAATCACTGGGAAGCGCATCATCAGTTTTTACATATTTGTGAAAATTCACAGGTAGAGATATTTGGGAAAATAATTATTTCTAATCAAACTAATTCGGCAGAATTAGAGTTGGCAGGTGAATTAATAGCTAGTGTAAATGCTGCTATTCCGGTATTTTTACAGCCAGCAACACCGATTCCCGATCGTGATAAAATAGTTGCGCCATCACCGGATCGAGTTTTAGAATGGCAGGCATTAATGAAGCGTTTTGTTAAACAAGTGCGCGTGATTCCTCAAACACATAAGATGATCGGTCAGATGTAA